In Anabaena sphaerica FACHB-251, a genomic segment contains:
- a CDS encoding GDSL-type esterase/lipase family protein: MSLKSPLQEIRICFVGESFVNGTGDPECLGWTGRICVNANKKGYDITYYNLGVRRETSTELRNRWFREVSYRLSQKYDGRVVFSFGVNDTTIENGKTRVNFEESITNIHSILSEAKKLYPILVVSPPPIGNEEQDQRIADLSQEFTLVCQELNIPYLDVFSKLINSNIWLEEAKNNDGTHPRTGGYTEFAQIVENWDAWLNWFPTSQIS; this comes from the coding sequence ATGTCTTTAAAATCTCCACTCCAAGAAATCAGAATTTGTTTTGTTGGTGAATCATTTGTTAATGGTACAGGTGATCCTGAATGTCTGGGCTGGACAGGGAGAATATGTGTTAATGCTAATAAAAAAGGTTATGACATTACTTACTATAATTTAGGAGTGCGGCGAGAAACAAGTACAGAATTAAGAAATCGTTGGTTTAGAGAAGTTTCTTATCGCTTATCCCAAAAGTATGATGGCAGAGTTGTATTTTCTTTTGGGGTGAATGACACAACTATAGAAAATGGTAAAACTCGTGTTAATTTTGAAGAATCAATTACCAATATTCACAGTATTTTAAGTGAAGCCAAAAAACTATATCCTATTTTAGTAGTTAGTCCACCACCCATTGGCAATGAGGAGCAAGATCAAAGAATTGCTGATTTATCTCAGGAATTTACTTTGGTATGTCAGGAGTTAAATATACCGTATTTGGATGTTTTTTCTAAATTAATAAATTCAAATATTTGGTTAGAAGAAGCAAAAAATAATGATGGCACTCATCCTAGAACCGGAGGTTATACAGAATTTGCTCAAATTGTGGAAAATTGGGATGCTTGGTTAAATTGGTTTCCTACGTCTCAAATATCATAA
- a CDS encoding type II toxin-antitoxin system Phd/YefM family antitoxin has product MQQITVNEASQHLSDLIEAALGGDEIIIMKDNQPVVKLIPVLPVKIRPKFGSAKGMIKMSDDFDDPLEELKEYME; this is encoded by the coding sequence ATGCAACAAATTACTGTTAATGAAGCATCTCAACACTTATCTGATTTAATTGAAGCCGCACTTGGTGGTGATGAAATTATCATCATGAAAGATAATCAGCCTGTGGTGAAATTAATTCCTGTATTACCTGTGAAAATTCGTCCTAAATTTGGTAGTGCAAAAGGAATGATCAAAATGTCTGATGATTTTGATGACCCTTTAGAAGAGTTGAAGGAGTATATGGAATGA
- a CDS encoding type II toxin-antitoxin system VapC family toxin, producing MKQLIDTHTLLWFTMGNPKISDNLRLQIENNDNLLSIASVWEMAIKHSIGKLNLEMSFDDFVEQQIIGNGMILKKINQQHISVIAQLPLHHRDPFDRMLIAQAMVENIPIISADTIFDAYPIQRLW from the coding sequence ATGAAGCAATTAATTGATACTCATACTCTGCTGTGGTTTACTATGGGTAATCCCAAAATCAGCGATAATTTGAGATTACAAATTGAGAATAACGACAATCTTCTGAGTATTGCCAGTGTTTGGGAAATGGCAATTAAACACAGTATAGGTAAACTAAATTTGGAGATGAGTTTTGATGATTTTGTCGAACAGCAAATAATTGGTAACGGTATGATATTAAAGAAAATCAACCAACAGCATATTTCAGTTATTGCTCAACTCCCTTTACATCATCGTGATCCTTTTGACAGAATGTTAATTGCACAGGCTATGGTGGAAAATATACCTATAATCAGTGCTGATACAATTTTTGATGCCTATCCCATACAGCGTTTATGGTAG